A window of the Chloroflexi bacterium ADurb.Bin180 genome harbors these coding sequences:
- the ygbF gene encoding CRISPR-associated endoribonuclease Cas2, translated as MMIIVLQKVPPSLRGELTRWLLEPHPGVFVGHVSALVRDRLWSKCCEKARGGSVFQAWTTNTEQHFQMRCFGLTERDVIDCEGLQLIRIRGHQPQTS; from the coding sequence ATGATGATCATTGTGCTGCAGAAAGTGCCGCCATCTTTACGCGGTGAGTTGACCCGCTGGCTCCTGGAGCCGCATCCGGGGGTCTTTGTGGGTCACGTGTCGGCCCTGGTTCGGGATCGACTGTGGTCCAAGTGCTGCGAAAAGGCCCGGGGAGGCAGCGTCTTTCAGGCCTGGACAACCAACACCGAGCAGCACTTTCAGATGCGTTGCTTTGGGCTCACCGAGCGAGACGTGATCGACTGCGAGGGGCTCCAGCTCATTCGCATTCGGGGCCACCAGCCACAGACCAGCTAG
- the ygbT gene encoding CRISPR-associated endonuclease Cas1, producing MVRDLHELPKLRDSLSYVYVEQALVNRLDSAVEFSDDEGRVQVPVANLCVLLLGPGTNISHAAVKVLAESGCTIVWVGEDGTRCYGQGFGETRKAYHLLRQAELCSMPDQRMQVVRRMYRRRFGADFDPSLSLEQVRGLEGVRVRDAYARASRATGVPWTGRRYDRTQWAASDPVNRALSAANALLNGLCHAAIVSGGYSPALGFIHTGRQLSFVYDIADLYKVELTIPVAFRIAGESAANVEARVRTACRESFRQARLLERILPDIDELLQVGPDPGETGADADEDPGLPSLLWSPDATGVAESRV from the coding sequence ATGGTGCGGGACCTCCACGAGCTGCCCAAACTGAGAGACAGTCTGAGCTATGTCTATGTGGAACAGGCGCTCGTCAACCGCCTCGACAGCGCCGTCGAGTTCAGCGACGACGAGGGCCGTGTTCAGGTTCCCGTGGCCAACCTGTGCGTGCTCTTGCTCGGGCCCGGGACGAACATCAGCCACGCCGCGGTCAAGGTACTCGCCGAGAGCGGCTGCACCATCGTCTGGGTCGGTGAGGATGGAACGCGCTGCTATGGCCAGGGGTTTGGCGAGACGCGCAAAGCCTACCACCTCCTTCGTCAGGCCGAGCTCTGCTCGATGCCGGACCAGCGCATGCAGGTGGTGCGCCGTATGTATCGCCGACGCTTCGGCGCTGACTTCGACCCCTCGCTGAGCCTGGAACAGGTGCGTGGCCTGGAAGGCGTACGCGTGCGCGACGCCTACGCCCGGGCGAGCCGCGCCACAGGGGTGCCCTGGACCGGCCGACGCTACGACCGCACGCAATGGGCCGCCTCCGACCCCGTGAACCGGGCCCTGTCGGCAGCCAATGCCCTGCTCAATGGGCTGTGCCATGCCGCCATCGTCTCCGGCGGCTACTCGCCTGCGCTCGGCTTTATCCACACGGGCAGGCAGCTTAGCTTTGTCTATGACATCGCGGACCTGTACAAGGTCGAGTTGACTATCCCCGTGGCTTTTCGCATCGCAGGGGAGTCCGCAGCGAATGTCGAGGCACGGGTGCGGACGGCCTGCCGCGAGAGTTTTCGCCAGGCCAGATTGCTGGAGCGCATCCTGCCGGACATCGACGAGCTGCTGCAGGTCGGCCCCGACCCGGGCGAAACGGGCGCAGATGCCGACGAGGACCCTGGTCTGCCGTCCCTGCTCTGGTCGCCTGACGCGACTGGCGTCGCCGAGAGCCGCGTATGA
- the cse3 gene encoding CRISPR-associated endoribonuclease Cse3 — protein MIYLSRLRLNQSRAALLWSANPYRMHQRLSMGSGHDPRLLFRLEEAQGSAQVLVQSQCQPDWAEVFVDLPVLAAPPEFKPLNLRLAAGMACCFRLLANPTVKRAGKRLGLMREPDQRAWLERKLGEAGCQVLSLTVTPRGILRSRKGTGDEQGQQSHLAVLYDGVLQVLDPGALVSAVEAGIGSAKGYGFGLLSLAPLRGA, from the coding sequence ATGATCTATCTCTCACGGCTCCGGCTCAACCAGAGCAGGGCGGCCCTTCTCTGGTCGGCCAACCCCTACCGCATGCACCAGCGGCTCTCGATGGGCTCCGGGCACGACCCGCGGCTGCTGTTTCGGCTGGAGGAAGCCCAGGGTTCGGCTCAGGTGCTGGTCCAATCGCAGTGCCAGCCAGACTGGGCAGAGGTGTTTGTCGACCTGCCGGTACTGGCGGCGCCGCCCGAGTTCAAACCGCTGAACCTGCGACTGGCGGCCGGAATGGCCTGCTGCTTCCGTCTGCTGGCCAACCCCACCGTCAAGCGGGCCGGCAAGCGGCTCGGACTGATGCGCGAACCCGACCAGCGCGCCTGGCTCGAGCGCAAGCTGGGTGAGGCTGGCTGCCAGGTCCTGTCTCTTACCGTAACCCCGCGGGGCATCCTGCGCAGCCGCAAAGGCACCGGCGACGAGCAGGGGCAGCAGAGCCATCTGGCCGTGCTGTACGACGGCGTGCTGCAGGTGCTTGACCCCGGGGCGCTCGTGTCGGCAGTCGAGGCCGGCATTGGCTCGGCCAAGGGCTATGGCTTTGGCCTGCTGTCGCTGGCTCCCCTCAGAGGAGCCTGA
- the casD gene encoding CRISPR system Cascade subunit CasD, which produces MANTLFLRLEGPLQSWGERARWTVRDTAPEPTKSGLVGLLGCALGLWQDDDLRQLSTALRLGVRCDRPGTLLVDYHTVVGGVLAADGKVKRTQSTGRPETVVSNRYYLCDASFLAALRGEPDLIARLAEAVQSPCWPLFLGRLCCPPARPPFEGAGDYPTLEAALAAWPALVPRPGESPGRVRAVVECLPGEGAMRLDEVNSAGHRTFLPRFVRELSLDVPLSVQEVSP; this is translated from the coding sequence ATGGCCAATACTCTCTTCTTGCGTCTGGAAGGCCCGCTCCAGTCCTGGGGTGAACGGGCGCGCTGGACCGTGCGCGATACCGCCCCCGAGCCCACCAAGTCCGGCCTGGTCGGCCTGCTGGGCTGTGCCCTGGGGTTGTGGCAGGACGACGACCTCAGGCAGCTCTCCACCGCCTTGCGGCTGGGCGTGCGCTGCGACCGCCCGGGGACACTGCTGGTGGACTACCACACCGTTGTCGGGGGTGTGCTGGCCGCGGACGGCAAGGTCAAGCGCACCCAGTCGACCGGCCGGCCCGAAACGGTTGTCTCCAACCGCTACTACCTCTGCGATGCGTCCTTCCTGGCTGCGTTGCGCGGGGAACCGGACCTCATCGCCCGTCTGGCCGAGGCTGTACAGAGCCCTTGTTGGCCGCTGTTCCTGGGTCGTCTTTGCTGCCCTCCGGCTCGCCCGCCCTTCGAGGGAGCGGGCGATTACCCGACGCTCGAGGCGGCCCTGGCCGCCTGGCCAGCCCTGGTGCCGCGCCCGGGCGAATCACCGGGCCGCGTGCGCGCGGTGGTGGAATGTCTCCCTGGAGAGGGCGCCATGCGCCTGGATGAAGTCAACTCGGCCGGGCACCGTACCTTCCTGCCGAGGTTCGTTCGCGAGCTGTCTCTGGACGTGCCGCTATCCGTACAGGAGGTGTCCCCATGA